The following proteins are co-located in the Shouchella hunanensis genome:
- a CDS encoding sugar O-acetyltransferase, with protein sequence MEQDIFDRDKNGEIISIDDPEFPKIGQAIERAQKIISRLNNSYHDAAAVRSIFSELTSSIVHDSFELLPPFYTDFGQNIRVGKDVFINQGCTFMDRGGITIEDKVLFGPKVNLVTINHPVAPNERRSTYNKPIHIKKGAWIGINATIMPGVTIGINSIVSAGSVVTKDVDDNVIVAGVPAKVIKQINPDE encoded by the coding sequence ATGGAACAAGATATTTTTGATAGAGACAAAAATGGAGAAATTATTTCAATTGATGATCCTGAATTTCCAAAGATCGGACAAGCAATCGAAAGAGCACAAAAAATTATCTCTAGGTTAAATAACAGCTATCACGATGCGGCGGCTGTACGATCGATTTTCAGTGAGCTTACTAGTTCCATCGTGCATGATTCTTTTGAATTGTTGCCTCCTTTTTATACTGACTTTGGACAAAACATCCGTGTAGGTAAAGACGTTTTTATTAATCAAGGCTGTACATTCATGGACAGAGGTGGAATTACAATTGAAGATAAAGTCCTTTTTGGACCGAAAGTGAATTTAGTTACGATTAACCATCCTGTAGCTCCGAACGAACGTAGAAGTACGTATAATAAGCCTATTCATATTAAAAAGGGTGCATGGATTGGAATCAATGCGACGATAATGCCAGGTGTGACAATTGGGATAAATTCAATTGTCTCGGCAGGATCAGTGGTAACAAAAGATGTTGACGATAATGTTATCGTTGCCGGGGTTCCTGCTAAAGTAATAAAGCAGATCAATCCGGATGAATAG
- a CDS encoding MerR family transcriptional regulator, with protein sequence MATNLGIKEHTLRYYEQIGLIVPKRDENNVRLYSKEDQDWVEFVMHMKETGMTLEKLKRYIDLWHSDDDMEELLAILDEHKQNVKNQISVYQANLELLDKKITFYEYSKQNGTDKNLFKKFVDDNQGKNKSEKI encoded by the coding sequence GTGGCAACTAATTTAGGAATCAAAGAACATACGCTGAGGTATTACGAACAAATTGGATTAATTGTTCCAAAAAGAGATGAAAACAATGTACGTTTGTATTCAAAAGAAGACCAGGATTGGGTTGAGTTTGTCATGCATATGAAAGAAACAGGCATGACGTTAGAAAAGCTGAAAAGGTATATAGACCTATGGCATTCAGATGACGATATGGAGGAGCTACTAGCAATTCTAGATGAGCATAAGCAGAATGTAAAAAATCAAATATCGGTCTATCAAGCAAACTTAGAACTTCTAGACAAAAAGATAACGTTCTACGAATACAGCAAACAAAATGGAACGGATAAAAATTTATTTAAAAAGTTTGTAGATGATAACCAGGGTAAAAATAAATCTGAAAAAATATGA